In Fusobacterium canifelinum, a genomic segment contains:
- a CDS encoding LptA/OstA family protein produces the protein MSKKKIIYIAMGVIAVVLGYLNYFGSDKEVGDIKKIIETVNAVYESDDYRVEAEKEIDYIDEKESKFEKAKATIQGMLLSGDNVFLDKDRNLTLDTNILGISPNGWEIKASELKYNKTTQELISSKPMYAKNEEKGVEVLANKFKTTIAMDNITLEDGVVIKNKLFSILADKANYNNSSKIITLEGNIRLSNGIGEVGDINTLKDVKDIPTKGINKNDKEMSGTFTKVYFNLDERNLYATDGFDLKYDDVGLKGKNIVLNETTQSLKVTNDVKFTYQDYVFDVSYIEKEPNSDIINIYGKIKGGNPIYSVLADKGEYNVNDKKIRIFGNIDITSTKGEKLILDNFIYSSETKEADMYGNKIKYTSPENNLEAEYIHYNTVTKEVTTDKPFDSWNQKGEGLTGTSISYNLGTKDFYSKENITVKNKDYGLTTKNVTYKEETGILTAPESYVIKSNSGDSTVNGNSITYNKKTGELVSPGEIIVDNKGTIIKGHDLVYNNISGLGKIEGPIPFENKADNMSGIAKEIIIKKGDYVDLVGPIKAKKDTTNMEFANARYLYKDELVHVNTPVKFNDPVSSMVGSVSSATYNPKDSVLRGSNFDMKEPDRSAKAQNIVLYNKDKRRLELVGNAYLSSGKDSISAPKIVYYLDTKDAETPTNSVINYDQYTIKSSYAKVNRESGAIFAKKADVKSVDGNEFSANEAKGNTNNVVHFTGNVKGKSKQKEGDVFFTGDKADLYMSKVNDKYQAKKVIVDTKSTFTQLNRKIDSNYLELDLIKKEVYAKKNPVLTIDDGPKGNTLVKADDVTGYIDKELIKLNKNVYVKNVNEKKEETVLTADRGTVTKEMADVYDRVKIVTKESVTTANEGHYDMVNRKIRAKGNVHVDYTGDKSTSTILNDMTSTTKKK, from the coding sequence ATGAGTAAGAAAAAAATAATATACATAGCTATGGGAGTAATAGCAGTAGTTTTAGGTTACTTGAACTACTTTGGTTCTGATAAAGAAGTTGGAGATATAAAAAAAATTATAGAAACAGTCAATGCAGTTTATGAAAGTGATGATTATCGTGTAGAAGCTGAAAAAGAAATTGACTATATAGATGAAAAAGAAAGTAAGTTTGAAAAAGCAAAAGCTACAATACAAGGAATGCTTTTAAGCGGAGATAATGTATTTCTTGATAAAGATAGAAACTTAACTTTGGATACAAATATTTTAGGTATAAGTCCAAATGGATGGGAAATAAAAGCTTCTGAATTAAAGTATAATAAAACAACTCAAGAGCTTATTTCTTCAAAACCTATGTATGCCAAAAATGAGGAAAAGGGTGTAGAAGTTTTAGCAAATAAGTTTAAAACAACTATCGCTATGGATAATATTACTTTAGAAGATGGAGTGGTTATAAAAAATAAATTATTTTCTATATTGGCAGATAAGGCAAATTATAATAACTCTAGTAAAATAATAACACTTGAAGGAAATATAAGATTATCAAATGGAATAGGAGAAGTTGGAGATATTAACACTCTTAAAGATGTTAAAGATATTCCAACTAAAGGTATTAATAAAAATGATAAAGAAATGTCAGGAACTTTTACCAAAGTTTATTTTAATTTAGATGAAAGAAATTTATATGCAACAGATGGCTTTGATTTAAAATATGATGATGTTGGATTAAAGGGGAAAAATATAGTTTTGAATGAAACAACACAAAGTCTTAAAGTGACAAATGATGTAAAGTTTACATATCAAGATTATGTTTTTGATGTTAGTTATATTGAAAAAGAGCCTAATAGTGATATAATAAATATCTATGGGAAAATTAAAGGTGGAAATCCTATTTATTCTGTATTAGCAGATAAAGGTGAATATAATGTTAATGATAAGAAAATAAGAATTTTTGGAAATATTGATATAACTTCTACAAAGGGTGAAAAGTTAATTTTAGATAATTTTATTTATTCTAGCGAAACAAAAGAAGCTGATATGTATGGTAATAAAATTAAATATACTTCACCTGAGAATAATCTAGAAGCAGAATATATTCACTATAATACAGTTACAAAAGAAGTAACAACAGATAAACCTTTTGATTCATGGAATCAAAAAGGAGAAGGATTAACAGGAACAAGTATTTCATATAATTTAGGAACTAAAGATTTTTATTCAAAAGAAAATATTACTGTAAAGAATAAAGATTATGGTTTAACAACTAAGAATGTAACATATAAAGAAGAAACAGGAATTTTAACAGCACCTGAATCTTATGTTATAAAATCTAATAGTGGAGATTCAACAGTTAATGGGAACAGTATTACATATAATAAAAAGACAGGTGAACTTGTAAGTCCAGGGGAAATTATTGTTGATAATAAAGGAACTATAATAAAAGGGCATGATTTAGTATACAATAATATAAGTGGTTTAGGAAAAATAGAAGGTCCTATTCCTTTTGAGAATAAAGCAGACAATATGTCTGGTATAGCTAAAGAAATTATTATAAAAAAAGGAGATTATGTTGATCTAGTTGGACCTATTAAAGCAAAAAAAGATACAACAAATATGGAATTTGCAAATGCCAGATACTTGTACAAAGATGAGTTAGTTCATGTAAATACACCAGTTAAATTTAATGATCCTGTAAGCTCTATGGTTGGTTCAGTAAGTTCAGCAACTTACAATCCAAAAGATTCTGTATTAAGAGGAAGTAATTTTGATATGAAAGAGCCAGATAGATCTGCAAAAGCACAGAATATAGTTTTATACAATAAAGATAAGAGAAGATTAGAGTTAGTAGGAAATGCGTATTTAAGTTCTGGGAAAGATAGTATATCAGCTCCTAAAATAGTTTATTATCTTGATACAAAAGATGCCGAAACTCCTACAAATAGTGTAATAAATTACGACCAATATACTATAAAATCAAGTTATGCAAAAGTAAATAGAGAAAGTGGAGCAATATTTGCAAAAAAAGCTGATGTAAAATCTGTAGATGGAAATGAATTTTCAGCAAATGAGGCTAAGGGAAATACAAATAATGTAGTTCATTTTACAGGAAATGTAAAAGGTAAATCTAAACAAAAAGAAGGAGATGTTTTCTTTACAGGTGACAAAGCAGACTTATATATGAGTAAAGTTAATGATAAGTATCAAGCTAAAAAGGTCATTGTTGATACAAAATCTACATTTACTCAGTTAAATAGAAAGATAGATTCTAATTATTTAGAACTTGACCTTATAAAGAAAGAAGTTTATGCAAAGAAAAATCCAGTACTTACAATAGATGATGGACCAAAAGGAAATACTTTGGTTAAAGCAGATGATGTTACTGGCTATATAGATAAGGAATTAATAAAATTAAATAAAAATGTTTATGTAAAAAATGTCAATGAAAAGAAAGAAGAGACAGTTTTAACAGCAGATAGAGGTACAGTAACAAAAGAAATGGCAGATGTATATGATAGAGTAAAAATTGTTACAAAAGAGTCTGTTACAACTGCAAATGAAGGACATTATGATATGGTCAATAGAAAAATAAGAGCAAAAGGCAATGTCCATGTTGATTATACAGGAGATAAATCAACAAGTACTATACTTAATGATATGACATCCACTACAAAGAAAAAATGA
- the mutS gene encoding DNA mismatch repair protein MutS, with protein sequence MSADTPLMQQYKKIKEEYKNEILMFRLGDFYEMFFEDAKTASKELGLTLTKRNREKGQDVPLAGVPYHSVASYIAKLVEKGYSVAICDQVEDPKSATGIVKREVTRVITPGTIIDVDFLDKNNNNYIACIKMNTIENIAAIAYADITTGEFSVFEIKGKNFFEKALAEMNKIQASEILLDEKTYSEYIEILKEKISFLGVKFTKVSNVKKAESYLTSYFDIMSIEVFSLKSKDLAISTSANLLHYIDELQKGNELPFSKIEYKNIDNIMELNISTQNNLNLVPKRNEEAKGTLLGVLDNCVTSVGSRELKKIIKNPFLDIEKIRQRQFYVDYFYNDVLLRENIREYLKDIYDVERIAGKIIYGTENGKDLLSLKESIRKSLETYKLLKEHQEIKDILDIDVKILLDIYNKIELIVDVEAPFSVREGGIIKDGYNSELDELRRISKLGKDFILEIEQRERERTGIKGLKIKYNKVFGYFIEVTKANEHLVPEDYIRKQTLVNSERYIVPDLKEYEEKVITAKSKIEALEYELFKQLTSEIKEHIDSLYKLANRIANLDIVSNFAHIATKNSYVKPEIDDGEILEIKGGRHPIVESLIPSGTYVKNDIILDEKNNLIILTGPNMSGKSTYMKQVALNIIMAHIGSYVAADYAKIPIVDKIFTRVGASDDLLTGQSTFMLEMTEVASILNSATKKSFVVLDEIGRGTSTYDGISIATAITEYIHDVIGAKTIFATHYHELTELEKELERAINFRVEVKEDGKNVVFLREIVKGGADKSYGIEVARLSGVPKEVLNRSRKILKKLETRKNLIENKIKAEQMMLFGSGFEEEFEEEETEILSENETKVLDILKNTDLNSMSPLECLLKLNELKKILIGGTDE encoded by the coding sequence ATGTCAGCAGACACACCCTTAATGCAACAATATAAAAAAATTAAAGAAGAGTATAAAAATGAGATCCTAATGTTTAGATTGGGAGATTTTTATGAAATGTTTTTTGAAGATGCTAAGACAGCTTCAAAAGAATTAGGACTTACTCTTACAAAAAGAAATAGAGAAAAAGGACAAGATGTTCCTTTAGCAGGAGTTCCTTATCATTCAGTAGCATCATATATAGCAAAATTAGTTGAAAAAGGTTATAGTGTTGCCATTTGTGATCAAGTGGAAGATCCTAAGTCTGCAACAGGTATTGTAAAAAGAGAAGTGACAAGAGTTATAACCCCTGGAACAATAATAGATGTAGATTTTTTAGATAAAAATAATAATAACTATATTGCTTGTATAAAAATGAATACAATAGAAAATATAGCTGCAATAGCCTATGCAGATATAACAACAGGAGAGTTTTCAGTTTTTGAAATAAAAGGAAAAAATTTCTTTGAAAAAGCATTAGCTGAAATGAATAAGATACAAGCAAGTGAAATTCTACTTGATGAGAAAACATATTCTGAATATATAGAAATTTTAAAAGAAAAAATATCATTTTTAGGAGTCAAATTTACAAAGGTTTCTAATGTAAAAAAAGCTGAATCATATTTGACTTCATATTTTGATATTATGTCTATTGAAGTATTTTCTTTAAAATCAAAAGATTTAGCTATTTCAACATCAGCTAATCTTTTACATTATATTGATGAATTACAAAAAGGAAATGAATTACCTTTTAGTAAAATAGAATACAAAAATATTGATAATATAATGGAATTAAATATAAGTACACAAAATAATCTAAATCTAGTACCTAAAAGAAATGAAGAAGCTAAAGGAACTTTATTAGGAGTTTTAGATAATTGTGTGACTTCTGTTGGTAGTAGAGAGCTTAAAAAAATTATTAAAAATCCATTTTTAGATATAGAAAAAATCAGACAAAGACAATTCTATGTGGATTATTTCTATAATGATGTACTTTTAAGAGAAAATATAAGGGAATACCTAAAAGATATATATGATGTTGAAAGAATAGCAGGAAAAATAATTTATGGTACAGAAAATGGAAAAGACTTATTATCTCTAAAAGAATCTATAAGAAAATCATTAGAAACTTATAAACTTTTAAAAGAACATCAAGAGATAAAAGATATTTTAGATATAGATGTTAAAATTCTTTTAGATATATATAATAAGATAGAGTTAATTGTTGATGTTGAAGCACCTTTTTCAGTTAGGGAAGGTGGGATTATAAAAGATGGATATAATTCTGAATTAGATGAACTTAGAAGAATATCTAAATTAGGTAAAGATTTTATACTTGAAATAGAGCAAAGAGAAAGAGAAAGAACAGGGATAAAAGGTTTAAAAATTAAATATAATAAAGTATTTGGATATTTTATTGAAGTTACTAAGGCAAATGAGCATTTAGTTCCTGAAGACTATATAAGAAAACAAACACTTGTAAATAGTGAAAGATATATAGTTCCTGATTTAAAAGAATATGAAGAAAAAGTTATTACAGCTAAAAGTAAAATTGAAGCCTTAGAATATGAACTTTTTAAACAACTTACTTCTGAAATTAAAGAACATATAGATAGCTTATATAAATTAGCAAATAGAATAGCAAACTTAGATATAGTTTCAAATTTTGCACATATAGCAACAAAAAATTCTTATGTTAAACCAGAGATAGATGATGGAGAAATTTTAGAAATTAAAGGTGGAAGACATCCAATAGTAGAAAGTTTGATTCCAAGTGGAACTTATGTTAAAAATGATATTATCTTAGATGAAAAAAATAATTTAATTATCTTAACAGGTCCAAATATGTCTGGAAAATCTACTTATATGAAGCAAGTAGCTTTAAATATAATAATGGCACATATAGGTAGCTATGTGGCAGCTGATTATGCTAAGATTCCTATTGTAGATAAAATTTTTACAAGGGTTGGAGCAAGTGATGATTTACTTACAGGGCAGTCTACTTTTATGTTAGAAATGACAGAGGTAGCAAGTATTTTAAATAGTGCAACAAAAAAATCTTTTGTGGTTTTGGATGAAATTGGTAGAGGAACTTCAACTTATGATGGAATTTCAATAGCCACAGCTATTACAGAGTATATTCATGATGTTATAGGAGCTAAAACTATATTTGCAACTCATTATCATGAACTTACAGAACTTGAGAAAGAACTTGAAAGAGCAATAAATTTTAGAGTAGAAGTAAAAGAAGATGGTAAAAATGTTGTATTTTTAAGAGAAATAGTAAAAGGTGGAGCAGATAAATCTTATGGTATTGAAGTTGCTAGGTTATCTGGTGTTCCAAAGGAAGTTTTAAATCGTTCAAGAAAGATTTTGAAAAAATTAGAAACTAGAAAAAATTTAATAGAAAATAAAATAAAAGCTGAACAAATGATGCTTTTTGGAAGTGGATTTGAAGAAGAATTTGAGGAAGAAGAAACAGAAATACTATCTGAAAATGAAACTAAAGTTTTAGATATCCTTAAAAATACGGACTTAAATTCTATGAGTCCTTTGGAGTGTTTATTAAAATTAAATGAATTGAAAAAGATTCTTATCGGAGGAACTGATGAGTAA